A genomic region of Erythrobacter sp. SCSIO 43205 contains the following coding sequences:
- a CDS encoding dihydroorotase family protein: MKQTNPLTIINGQIVTLQGLVKGAVRCVEGLIEAVGSDVAPQEGDDIIDARGKLIAPGIVDFGVFAIDKPAFHFGGITRAALMPDQSPPLDYPSRVNYIAKSGKPDLWVHPLAAATRGLEGRELAEIALMREAGARGVATGRQWIADSGVMLRLCQYAAMLDLVVVTHAEDAALVGNASATAGEIATRLGLPSAPAEAEALAIARDIALAELSGARLHFRQVTTAAGFDLVRSAKAKGVRVTCGITPAHFMLSDLATVDFRTFTRLSPPLRSEADRKAALAAIADGTVDVIASGHDPRGPEDKRLPFADAEPGMAGAETLLAMVMGLVRDEHIDMPRAFALLSGNPANLLGVPAGALEAGLEADIAVVDPDAPWVVNRAKMAATADNTPFDMQGVEGRVRALVKGGVSITDRA; this comes from the coding sequence ATGAAGCAAACAAACCCCCTCACGATCATCAATGGGCAAATCGTTACGCTGCAAGGCCTTGTTAAAGGCGCGGTGCGATGCGTTGAGGGCTTGATCGAAGCGGTCGGTTCGGATGTCGCGCCGCAAGAAGGTGACGATATTATCGACGCGCGCGGCAAGCTGATTGCACCGGGCATCGTCGATTTTGGTGTCTTTGCGATTGATAAGCCTGCGTTTCATTTTGGCGGGATTACGCGCGCGGCTTTGATGCCCGACCAATCCCCGCCGCTCGATTATCCCAGCCGCGTCAATTACATCGCGAAAAGTGGCAAGCCCGACCTTTGGGTTCACCCACTCGCAGCGGCGACACGCGGGCTTGAGGGGCGCGAGCTTGCCGAGATTGCCTTGATGCGAGAAGCAGGCGCGCGCGGGGTCGCAACCGGTCGCCAATGGATAGCCGATAGCGGCGTGATGCTGCGGCTTTGCCAATATGCCGCGATGCTTGACCTTGTAGTGGTCACCCACGCCGAGGATGCAGCCCTTGTGGGCAATGCGAGCGCCACGGCAGGAGAGATTGCGACACGGTTGGGCCTGCCAAGCGCCCCTGCCGAAGCAGAAGCGCTTGCGATCGCGCGCGACATTGCTCTGGCAGAGCTAAGCGGCGCTCGGCTTCATTTCCGCCAAGTCACGACGGCTGCGGGCTTTGATCTGGTACGAAGCGCCAAGGCCAAAGGCGTTCGCGTCACTTGCGGGATAACGCCCGCGCATTTCATGCTATCCGACCTTGCCACAGTTGATTTCCGCACTTTCACAAGGCTTTCACCGCCTTTGCGCAGCGAAGCTGATCGCAAAGCCGCACTTGCCGCGATTGCGGACGGAACCGTCGATGTGATCGCTAGCGGCCACGACCCACGCGGGCCAGAGGATAAGCGGCTGCCATTTGCGGATGCTGAACCCGGCATGGCAGGAGCAGAGACGTTGCTCGCCATGGTGATGGGGCTGGTGCGTGATGAACACATCGATATGCCGCGCGCATTTGCTCTTTTGAGCGGTAATCCAGCAAATCTTCTAGGTGTGCCTGCGGGGGCGCTTGAAGCCGGGCTGGAGGCCGATATTGCGGTTGTCGATCCCGATGCGCCCTGGGTGGTGAACCGGGCAAAGATGGCCGCGACCGCCGATAATACCCCGTTTGATATGCAAGGGGTCGAGGGCCGGGTGCGCGCGCTG
- the sppA gene encoding signal peptide peptidase SppA — protein MSFLGKAWKIIVGIKDGLVLVFMLLFFVMLFSILSATPNPGQVRDGALYIDMTGFVVEEKSEVDPLDTLLSGSAPPVEILARDMVRALDHAASDNRVKAVVLDLTGFIGGGQVHMQEIADAMDRVRKAEKPVLTYALGYGDDHMHLASHASEVWVDPMGGAVIAGPGGARLYYAGLLDKLKVNMRVYRVGTFKSAVEPYILSAPSEAALENQASLYGALWEEWQANVKKARPSLELDRVISDPVAWVEGSSGDLAKAALDAGLVDKIGTRVEFGEHIATVAGEDPYDKKPGAYAKSEFAPYLADIGPGTGSSSNEIAVVTIAGTIVDGEAGPGAAGGERIVKLLDEALIDDNVKGLVVRVDSPGGSAMASEDIRLAVERFRAEKDVPVAVSFANVAASGGYWVATKADRIFAQPETITGSIGVFAFIPTFENTAAEIGVNAAGYRTTPLSGQPDLIDGFTPEIDAILQASVENTYSEFLTRVAQARNMTTARVDEIAQGRVWDGGTARQLGLVDQFGGLGDALQWVAAQAGLEDDDWSTRFLGKSPSGYDSLIRQLLTNSAAPAEQTRGSDLFAMTARQREVLLSQIASDAQLLTSAQGVQAYCLECPNNVRPSAAHNSDGFAKLIASWLAR, from the coding sequence ATGAGCTTTTTGGGCAAAGCGTGGAAGATTATCGTCGGCATCAAGGACGGGCTTGTCCTTGTGTTCATGCTTTTGTTCTTCGTCATGCTGTTCAGCATCCTTTCTGCCACCCCCAACCCCGGTCAGGTGCGCGATGGCGCTTTGTACATCGATATGACCGGCTTTGTCGTGGAAGAGAAAAGCGAAGTCGACCCGCTCGATACGCTGCTCAGCGGTTCTGCCCCTCCGGTTGAAATCCTGGCGCGAGACATGGTGCGCGCGCTTGATCATGCGGCGAGCGATAACCGGGTGAAAGCTGTCGTTCTTGACCTCACCGGATTTATCGGCGGGGGACAGGTTCATATGCAGGAAATCGCCGATGCGATGGACCGCGTGCGCAAAGCCGAAAAGCCGGTTTTGACCTATGCACTGGGCTATGGTGATGACCATATGCACCTTGCCTCTCACGCAAGTGAGGTTTGGGTTGATCCCATGGGCGGCGCAGTGATCGCAGGGCCCGGCGGCGCGCGGCTCTATTACGCTGGCCTCCTCGACAAGCTCAAGGTCAATATGCGCGTCTACCGCGTGGGCACGTTCAAATCGGCGGTTGAGCCCTATATTCTCAGCGCCCCTTCCGAGGCAGCGCTTGAAAATCAGGCCAGCCTTTACGGCGCGCTTTGGGAGGAATGGCAGGCTAATGTTAAAAAGGCGCGCCCATCACTGGAGCTCGACCGGGTTATCAGCGATCCCGTCGCTTGGGTGGAAGGCTCATCGGGCGACCTTGCCAAAGCAGCGCTTGATGCAGGGCTCGTCGATAAAATCGGCACGCGGGTCGAATTTGGCGAACACATTGCCACTGTCGCTGGAGAGGATCCTTACGACAAGAAACCGGGTGCTTACGCCAAAAGCGAATTTGCCCCCTACCTTGCCGATATTGGTCCTGGCACTGGCTCATCCAGCAATGAAATCGCGGTTGTCACCATCGCAGGCACCATCGTTGATGGCGAGGCAGGTCCGGGTGCAGCGGGCGGCGAGCGTATCGTAAAGCTGCTCGACGAAGCCTTGATCGACGATAATGTGAAAGGGCTTGTGGTGCGGGTCGATTCCCCCGGCGGCTCTGCCATGGCATCGGAAGACATTCGCCTTGCGGTTGAACGCTTCCGCGCTGAAAAAGACGTGCCGGTTGCGGTGTCCTTTGCCAATGTCGCAGCTAGCGGCGGTTATTGGGTGGCAACCAAAGCTGATCGCATTTTTGCTCAGCCAGAGACGATCACAGGTTCCATCGGCGTCTTTGCTTTTATTCCGACATTTGAAAACACCGCCGCTGAAATCGGCGTCAATGCAGCCGGCTATCGCACAACGCCTCTGTCGGGCCAACCGGACCTGATTGATGGTTTTACACCAGAGATTGACGCCATCCTTCAGGCCTCTGTCGAAAACACCTATTCAGAATTTCTCACTCGCGTTGCCCAAGCGCGCAATATGACCACAGCGCGCGTCGATGAAATCGCACAAGGGCGCGTGTGGGATGGCGGCACTGCGCGCCAGCTTGGCCTTGTCGATCAGTTCGGCGGGCTTGGCGATGCGCTGCAATGGGTCGCGGCGCAAGCCGGGCTTGAAGACGATGACTGGAGCACGCGCTTCCTTGGTAAATCGCCATCGGGTTACGATTCACTCATCCGCCAGCTTCTGACCAATTCAGCAGCTCCGGCGGAACAAACTCGCGGGAGCGATCTATTCGCAATGACCGCGCGCCAACGCGAGGTGCTGTTGAGCCAGATTGCCAGCGATGCACAATTGCTCACCAGCGCGCAGGGCGTGCAGGCTTATTGCCTTGAGTGCCCCAATAATGTGCGCCCTTCCGCCGCCCATAACAGCGATGGTTTTGCAAAACTCATCGCCAGCTGGCTTGCGCGCTAA
- a CDS encoding aspartate carbamoyltransferase catalytic subunit: MDNTQDQCASDVLNSGRFPDGRNAFPHTSLTGISQLERHEILYLLASAEEWVELNRGSNKRSELLSGLTIINAFFENSTRTLLSFEIAGKRLGADVVNMHAAQSSVKKGETLIDTAITLNAMRADAIVIRHGSSGATQLIADKVDCPVLNAGDGQHEHPTQALLDALALRKALAERGEGSEDFTGRTILICGDILHSRVARSNILCLQAMGASVRLCSPPALMPQGVEMMGAQVFHDFDAALEGVDVVMMLRLQSERMSGQFIPSAREYHHLYGLTKARLERAAPDALVMHPGPMNRGVEIDSEVADMIGRSIITSQVEMGVAIRMACLDVLTRKTRGVEGGSA, from the coding sequence ATGGACAACACGCAAGACCAATGCGCGAGCGACGTTTTGAACTCGGGTCGATTTCCCGATGGACGAAACGCGTTTCCCCACACCAGCCTTACTGGCATAAGCCAGTTGGAACGGCACGAGATCCTCTATCTCCTGGCATCTGCTGAAGAGTGGGTGGAATTGAACCGGGGCAGCAACAAGCGCTCTGAATTGTTGAGCGGGCTCACCATCATCAATGCCTTCTTCGAAAACTCGACCCGCACGCTTTTGTCTTTTGAAATTGCGGGCAAGCGCTTGGGCGCTGATGTCGTCAATATGCACGCCGCGCAATCGAGCGTTAAAAAAGGCGAGACGCTGATTGATACCGCGATCACCCTTAACGCGATGCGCGCCGATGCGATTGTTATTCGCCACGGCTCAAGCGGGGCGACGCAGCTCATTGCGGATAAGGTCGATTGCCCGGTTCTCAACGCAGGCGATGGGCAGCACGAACACCCGACGCAGGCGCTTCTCGATGCGCTGGCGTTGCGCAAAGCATTGGCTGAGCGCGGCGAGGGGAGCGAAGACTTCACCGGGCGAACCATTTTGATCTGTGGTGACATCCTTCACAGCCGCGTCGCGCGCTCAAACATCCTGTGCCTTCAAGCAATGGGTGCCAGCGTTCGCTTATGCTCGCCCCCTGCGCTTATGCCGCAAGGGGTGGAGATGATGGGCGCGCAAGTATTCCATGACTTCGATGCGGCTCTTGAAGGGGTGGATGTTGTCATGATGCTGCGCCTTCAGTCGGAACGTATGTCAGGCCAATTCATCCCCTCGGCGCGCGAATATCATCACCTTTATGGCCTGACGAAAGCGCGGCTTGAGCGGGCGGCGCCTGACGCACTGGTGATGCATCCCGGGCCGATGAACAGGGGCGTAGAGATCGATAGTGAGGTCGCGGACATGATCGGGCGCTCGATCATCACCAGTCAGGTTGAGATGGGCGTCGCGATCCGCATGGCCTGTCTCGATGTGCTGACCCGGAAAACGCGCGGCGTTGAGGGGGGGTCGGCATGA